A DNA window from Deinococcus malanensis contains the following coding sequences:
- a CDS encoding cytochrome c-type biogenesis protein: MRWTLRFIALPAFVLTLAAAAPPELSPAQEARAERLGTNLRCPICTGVPITESTNDISREMLREVREQVAAGRSDRDVYGYFVERYGNFVLLDPPKEGAGVLLWGAPLLALGAGGAVLWRVLRRRSPAPMAAPPVADPEPFDPFLAQVQRDTARLPGNGREQQP, translated from the coding sequence GTGAGGTGGACCCTGCGCTTCATTGCCCTGCCGGCGTTTGTGCTGACGCTGGCGGCTGCCGCTCCCCCTGAGCTGAGCCCGGCCCAGGAGGCCCGCGCCGAGCGCCTGGGCACCAATCTGCGCTGCCCGATCTGCACCGGCGTGCCGATTACCGAATCCACCAACGACATCAGCCGCGAGATGCTGCGCGAGGTCCGTGAGCAGGTGGCCGCCGGGCGCAGCGACCGCGATGTGTACGGATATTTCGTGGAAAGGTACGGAAACTTCGTGCTGCTCGATCCTCCCAAGGAAGGGGCCGGAGTGCTGCTGTGGGGCGCGCCACTGCTGGCGCTGGGCGCGGGTGGCGCGGTGCTGTGGCGGGTCCTGCGGCGCCGCAGCCCGGCACCCATGGCCGCCCCGCCGGTGGCCGACCCCGAGCCTTTTGATCCTTTCCTGGCCCAGGTGCAGCGCGACACCGCGCGGCTGCCCGGGAACGGGAGGGAGCAGCAGCCATGA
- a CDS encoding TlpA family protein disulfide reductase, with the protein MTQPASPSANPAPVPTWKRLVPPLIAAGLVGVLGVALLRPADDATTGGPLVGRAAPDFTLQSLDGSELRLSSLKGRPVVVNFWASWCVPCREEAPLFRDLSTRQAPGTGLALVGVLFQEPREDAARTFIQEYALAYPNLRDPKARTAINYGVGGIPETVFIDAKGVVRHVDRGGLDRARLNVGLEKIGVQGL; encoded by the coding sequence ATGACTCAACCCGCCTCACCCTCTGCCAACCCCGCGCCTGTCCCGACCTGGAAACGCCTTGTGCCCCCCCTGATTGCTGCGGGGCTGGTCGGCGTGCTGGGGGTGGCCCTGTTACGGCCTGCCGACGATGCCACTACGGGTGGTCCCCTGGTCGGCAGGGCGGCGCCGGACTTCACCCTGCAGAGCCTGGACGGTTCGGAGTTGCGCCTTTCGTCGCTGAAAGGTCGGCCCGTCGTGGTGAACTTCTGGGCCTCGTGGTGCGTTCCGTGCCGTGAAGAAGCCCCGCTGTTCCGTGACCTCAGCACCCGGCAGGCACCCGGCACCGGCCTGGCACTTGTGGGCGTGCTGTTTCAGGAGCCGCGTGAAGACGCGGCGCGGACCTTTATCCAGGAGTACGCGCTGGCCTATCCGAACCTGCGCGATCCGAAAGCCCGGACGGCGATCAACTACGGCGTGGGCGGCATTCCGGAAACAGTCTTTATCGATGCCAAGGGCGTTGTCCGGCATGTGGACCGGGGCGGGCTGGACCGCGCCCGCCTGAACGTGGGGCTGGAAAAAATTGGGGTGCAGGGGTTGTGA